The Solanum pennellii chromosome 4, SPENNV200 genomic interval AATTGTAGAGGTTCAGAATATAAAAACTCGTGTCAGAGCTCTTGAGTTGCAGAACTCACAGCTGCCAACTAATTTACcagcaaaaggaaaaaaagaatcaGTCCGAGTTGTTTCACATGAAGGACTAGAGACCGGAGAAGATGTTCAACAGCTTGACCAACCAACTAATCCAACTGAAAAAAGAGGAGTTGTGGCGAAAAGACCTCTGCAGATGCCTCAACCACCACTGAGTAGAACTTCCCTAAAGAGAACCCTCTATGAAAATCCAGGTACAACAGGGAACATCAGAAAGAAGGTCAAAATGGAGTTACCAGTTTATAATGGAAAGCTCAATCCAACAATATTTGCTGATTGGCTATCAGCTATGGAGGAATATTTTGACTTGTATGACTTGTCAGATGATCGAAGGGTTAGATTTGCTAAAATGAAGCTAACTACTCTTGCAAAAGAGGTGGTGAAGTCCACAAGTAAGAGTTCTAATGTATTATAAAACAATCTAAGCTTAATTTTACCAATATTGCGAATAACttaagatttcctttttattattcaattgtACTTGCACATTCTTACGAATAAACAGAAAGTTACAAATATCAAGCAATTAGGCACACACCATAATCTTGTAGCACTAACTACAAGTGAATTTAACAGGTTAAGACAAATATTCACAAAACATGGCACATCAACATGGATATCTAAAACCAATCAGGAGATGCATTCAACACTAGTAATAGTCGCATAGATTATGTAAGTAAGAGTAATCAAATGCAAAGCTTTATTCATTCGCATTGCAAAATGCATCAAAACTATTGTAATGGTGAGCCAAATGGAAATCTATGATGCCATACCATGTATATATGCCTTGTTTACAATCGTGCATCATGAcataaaaaagatgaaaagaaatctATCCTTATAATTGAAAAGACAAGCTTTATGTGTATTTTCATGAGGCAGAAACTACAGTCAACACAACAATTAACTGTTCCATTTCAATTACAGAGATAGATTCCTTTTATATATTCATCCAAGCATACCCCCTCCCCCTTGGTCCAAGAGAGAACAGCAACAACAAAGTACAAGAATGATTGTCAACAACAACCTACC includes:
- the LOC107016053 gene encoding uncharacterized protein LOC107016053 is translated as MSTQLEMPSCRKLTDIQRDELLLKLIVEVQNIKTRVRALELQNSQLPTNLPAKGKKESVRVVSHEGLETGEDVQQLDQPTNPTEKRGVVAKRPLQMPQPPLSRTSLKRTLYENPGTTGNIRKKVKMELPVYNGKLNPTIFADWLSAMEEYFDLYDLSDDRRVRFAKMKLTTLAKEVVKSTS